The following coding sequences are from one Microbulbifer sp. TB1203 window:
- a CDS encoding alpha-L-fucosidase, with translation MSIRKNSLWAACSLALSITQAPIAAHANDRTADCPTDKTSQQLDKPNYNIPLVEGPFDSSVESLKTYQTPTWFRDAKFGIWAHWGPQAVPRAGDWYARNMYIQESAQYKHHVEHYGHPTKFGYKDIIPLWKAEKFDPEALMDLYAKAGAKYFVSMGVHHDNFDLWDSKHHRWNAVDMGPNRDIVGDFKKAAEKRGLRFGVSEHLGASYTWFTPSHGFDRLWTPEAYNSYDGADPAYKDLYHNGDEPFKWKKDTWYAKNPAWHQQWFDRITDLVERYQPDLLYTDGGIPFGEVGRTLVANFYNQNISTHNGDLEAVYNHKDHGTGEFIREAGVQDVERGVMSDINPLPWQTDTSIGDWYYSDGFEYKPTSQVVHMLADIVSKNGNLLLNVVQYPDGSLPPEPLQFLREMADWMEVNGEAIYGTRPWVIYGEGPTESSGGSFSEGDTYTAEDVRFTKKNETLYAIALGLPKKQVRIKALGLNAEAAGKKIKSVELLGYPKALKWAQDNDALTIKVPGKMPTKHAVSFKVEFI, from the coding sequence TTGAGTATACGTAAGAATTCATTATGGGCCGCATGTTCACTGGCGCTGTCCATAACCCAGGCCCCGATTGCGGCGCACGCAAACGACCGAACTGCGGATTGCCCGACTGATAAGACGTCGCAGCAGTTAGATAAGCCAAACTACAATATTCCTTTAGTTGAAGGTCCTTTTGATTCCTCTGTTGAATCCCTGAAAACCTACCAGACACCGACATGGTTTCGTGATGCAAAGTTCGGTATATGGGCGCACTGGGGGCCCCAGGCTGTACCGCGTGCCGGCGACTGGTATGCCCGCAACATGTATATTCAGGAGTCTGCGCAATACAAACATCATGTGGAGCACTACGGGCATCCAACAAAATTCGGCTACAAGGATATTATCCCATTGTGGAAGGCCGAAAAGTTTGATCCGGAAGCACTGATGGATTTGTACGCCAAAGCCGGCGCCAAGTATTTTGTCAGCATGGGCGTGCATCACGACAATTTTGATTTATGGGATTCCAAGCACCATCGATGGAATGCTGTGGACATGGGCCCTAATCGGGATATCGTGGGTGATTTCAAAAAAGCCGCGGAAAAACGTGGATTGCGCTTTGGAGTATCGGAACACCTCGGGGCCAGCTATACCTGGTTTACACCTAGTCATGGTTTTGACCGACTATGGACGCCAGAAGCCTACAACTCCTACGATGGGGCTGATCCCGCATATAAGGATCTCTATCACAATGGCGATGAACCGTTCAAATGGAAAAAAGATACCTGGTACGCCAAGAACCCGGCCTGGCATCAGCAATGGTTCGATAGAATCACGGACCTGGTTGAACGTTATCAACCCGATTTGCTTTACACCGATGGAGGGATTCCATTCGGCGAAGTCGGGCGTACCCTGGTAGCCAATTTCTACAACCAGAACATTTCCACACATAACGGCGACCTTGAAGCTGTTTACAATCATAAAGACCATGGTACTGGAGAATTCATTCGTGAGGCCGGGGTTCAAGATGTGGAACGTGGTGTCATGTCTGACATCAATCCCCTGCCCTGGCAAACGGATACGTCTATCGGAGACTGGTACTACAGCGATGGATTTGAATATAAACCCACTTCGCAAGTAGTCCATATGCTCGCCGATATAGTGAGCAAGAATGGCAACCTATTGCTAAACGTCGTTCAGTATCCTGACGGCAGTTTGCCGCCGGAACCGCTTCAATTTTTGCGAGAAATGGCAGATTGGATGGAAGTGAATGGCGAAGCCATTTACGGAACCCGCCCGTGGGTGATCTATGGTGAAGGGCCAACCGAAAGTTCAGGTGGCTCGTTCAGCGAAGGCGATACCTACACGGCTGAGGATGTCAGGTTCACCAAAAAGAATGAAACACTTTATGCCATCGCCCTGGGTTTGCCAAAGAAGCAGGTTCGCATCAAGGCACTGGGATTGAACGCGGAAGCTGCGGGCAAAAAAATCAAATCTGTAGAGCTTCTCGGTTATCCAAAAGCGCTGAAATGGGCGCAGGATAACGACGCACTGACGATCAAGGTTCCCGGAAAAATGCCAACGAAGCATGCGGTCAGTTTTAAGGTTGAGTTTATTTAA
- a CDS encoding alpha/beta hydrolase-fold protein, producing the protein MIFRSDWSLSILSLLIISGANPAWSVAPPVVEGAKPVAIEHVKVPGPSLVGNLEGESADRDVIVYLPPGYDKDPQRRYPVIYALHGYSMTGKSFAGLLKTPQTLEGAFALGTAEMIVVVPDTQTLHNGSMYSSSVTIGNWEGFIADDLVRYIDEHYRTLPDRASRGLAGHSMGGYGTIRIGMKRPDTFGALYIMSPCCLSARTAPPAKVMSQLKSLKSLDDVNQLDFLSRATLAVAAAWSPNPKRPPFYLDLPSADPVDTQAVLSRWAANAPLVMVDQYSFNLQQYRAIAMDVGDRDYLHKDASILRRRMEELDIAISFQIYNGDHGNAVADRFQNHVLPFFGQNLLFE; encoded by the coding sequence ATGATATTCCGATCGGATTGGTCGCTTTCTATCCTCAGCCTGCTGATAATTTCCGGCGCAAATCCGGCGTGGTCCGTCGCCCCGCCCGTTGTTGAAGGCGCTAAGCCGGTAGCGATTGAACACGTAAAGGTTCCCGGTCCGTCCCTGGTTGGCAATCTGGAAGGCGAGTCTGCCGATCGCGATGTCATTGTCTATCTCCCTCCCGGCTATGACAAAGATCCGCAGCGCCGCTATCCGGTTATCTATGCACTGCACGGTTACAGTATGACGGGCAAGAGCTTTGCCGGTTTGCTCAAGACACCACAAACCCTGGAGGGAGCCTTTGCGCTCGGCACGGCGGAAATGATTGTGGTAGTGCCTGATACCCAAACCCTGCATAACGGATCTATGTACTCAAGTTCAGTAACCATCGGCAATTGGGAGGGTTTTATAGCCGATGACCTGGTGCGCTACATTGATGAGCACTATCGAACGCTTCCCGACAGGGCAAGTCGTGGCCTTGCCGGCCATTCCATGGGTGGCTACGGAACGATACGCATCGGCATGAAGCGCCCCGATACGTTTGGGGCTCTATATATCATGAGCCCATGCTGTCTGTCCGCGCGCACCGCGCCGCCCGCAAAGGTCATGTCGCAGCTCAAAAGCCTGAAGAGCCTTGACGATGTCAATCAACTGGATTTCCTGTCACGCGCCACTCTGGCGGTAGCCGCCGCCTGGTCGCCAAATCCAAAGCGCCCGCCTTTTTACCTCGACCTGCCGTCAGCTGACCCTGTGGATACTCAGGCGGTTTTGTCGCGTTGGGCAGCCAACGCCCCCTTGGTTATGGTCGATCAGTACAGTTTTAATCTTCAGCAGTATCGGGCAATCGCAATGGATGTGGGGGATCGGGACTATTTGCACAAGGACGCATCGATACTTCGTCGGCGCATGGAGGAGCTGGATATAGCGATTTCGTTTCAGATCTATAACGGTGACCACGGCAATGCCGTTGCCGATCGCTTCCAGAATCATGTTCTGCCTTTCTTCGGTCAAAATCTTTTATTCGAATAA